In Halorientalis litorea, one DNA window encodes the following:
- a CDS encoding homing endonuclease associated repeat-containing protein, translating into MGKKLYPDEELLNRLQEFAAELGRPPSQNEMNDSGPHAARTYATRFGSWNKALKTAGLETGTNEPDGRPPTPEEDLLADLKAVAESVGEAPSERIYRQHGEYSVKTYCKRFGGWNSALQAAGLEPSVEINLSEETLITALQEFGEDLGRAPTSDEMDQDGPYTAAPYKRVFGTWNQALEQAGLGIHSTWGVSEEDLIAELKRLNEELGHVPRKGEMRDQGKWSGSIYQKRFSSWNEALTAAGFEPNERWRIPREDLLTELRDLAEELGHPPTTGEMLEHGKFTTQPYQRVFGTWRTALQAADPDYLENYRQSDTETIPFGSDWPQIREEIIARDNDTCLQCGMDRETHRDQFGRDLHVHHRIPRRRFYNDPSRSVDDADIPSNLLTLCIPCHRRLERMPVQPVVE; encoded by the coding sequence ATGGGCAAGAAGCTCTACCCAGACGAAGAACTTCTCAATCGCCTCCAAGAGTTCGCTGCGGAACTCGGGCGTCCCCCGTCGCAGAATGAGATGAACGACTCGGGGCCTCATGCCGCACGGACCTACGCAACCCGGTTCGGCTCGTGGAATAAGGCACTCAAGACTGCTGGCCTGGAGACAGGCACAAACGAACCGGACGGGCGACCACCGACCCCAGAGGAGGACCTCCTTGCGGACCTCAAGGCGGTTGCCGAAAGTGTCGGGGAGGCCCCATCAGAGCGAATCTACAGACAGCACGGCGAGTATTCGGTGAAAACATACTGTAAGCGATTCGGCGGGTGGAATTCGGCGCTACAGGCGGCTGGTCTTGAACCAAGCGTTGAAATCAATCTCTCTGAAGAGACGCTTATTACTGCCCTACAGGAGTTTGGTGAGGATCTGGGTAGAGCACCGACATCGGATGAGATGGACCAAGATGGTCCATACACAGCGGCTCCATACAAGCGAGTATTCGGAACGTGGAATCAAGCTCTTGAGCAAGCCGGTCTGGGAATCCACTCTACGTGGGGTGTGAGCGAGGAAGATCTGATAGCTGAACTCAAGAGACTCAACGAAGAGTTGGGACACGTTCCCCGTAAGGGTGAGATGCGAGATCAGGGAAAATGGAGCGGATCGATCTACCAGAAGCGGTTCAGTTCCTGGAACGAAGCCCTGACAGCCGCTGGCTTCGAGCCGAACGAGCGGTGGCGAATTCCGCGGGAGGATTTATTGACCGAATTGCGAGACCTCGCAGAGGAGTTGGGGCACCCGCCGACGACGGGTGAGATGCTTGAACACGGGAAATTCACGACCCAGCCGTATCAGCGCGTATTCGGAACGTGGCGAACAGCACTGCAGGCAGCCGATCCAGACTATCTAGAGAACTACCGCCAATCAGATACCGAGACGATTCCGTTTGGCTCGGACTGGCCACAGATTCGGGAGGAGATCATCGCCCGTGACAACGATACCTGTCTCCAGTGTGGGATGGACCGCGAAACACACCGAGACCAATTCGGGCGTGATCTCCATGTGCATCACCGGATTCCACGACGACGATTCTACAACGATCCAAGTCGGTCAGTCGACGATGCAGATATTCCGAGTAATCTACTGACACTCTGTATTCCGTGTCATCGGCGTCTCGAACGAATGCCAGTTCAGCCAGTAGTTGAGTGA
- a CDS encoding M23 family metallopeptidase, producing the protein MSNQATSPSLGSRLRERIRSVSPFSLTLLGLIGFLGDLFPQLEILKLFHLFWLFAFWPFVTMLISANKHSLGFGAEEAGPRDWLEMDSGWRGTVAFLLGIPLSFFNPLVFRQDAMQLVGSVVAIGRHRGSLPTPETHEQSTDYRLPVEGTWTVVNGSPIKEHSHSWFPATQRYAYDFVITDEEGRSRPAGTDTRIGNYYCYDQPVCAPADGVVVDVHDGDPELGRAGGFSHPFKRSLTGNAVTIRHAEDEYSCLAHLVPGSIEVEPGEPVMRGERIGRCGHSGNSAEPHLHFQVQDHPTFELSAGLPVRFDDVNVDTPGVDVVEQTGWTEPDGSGRYIHVGQRVSATDDPRGDDAVASSEVTVSSGLHRVRMLGQFAIGFSIGGFVTVLAGVVVPSLQTIALALAGLAGLGIIYRTGRGLVDSDRSESGSFSTACGVGVAAVLVGAFGVSNALVELSASGVGAGLFVTGFLLYIAVWERERRHLCRETVPAVNGVTDK; encoded by the coding sequence ATGTCGAATCAAGCTACATCACCGTCTCTGGGCTCGCGTCTCCGCGAGCGAATCCGGTCCGTTAGCCCGTTCTCCCTGACGCTGCTCGGCTTGATCGGGTTTCTCGGCGATCTGTTTCCCCAACTCGAGATACTCAAACTGTTCCACCTGTTCTGGTTGTTCGCATTCTGGCCGTTCGTGACGATGCTGATCAGCGCCAACAAGCACTCCCTCGGATTCGGTGCCGAGGAGGCGGGGCCCCGAGACTGGCTCGAAATGGACAGCGGATGGCGGGGTACCGTTGCCTTTCTGCTCGGTATTCCACTCTCGTTTTTCAACCCGCTCGTGTTTCGACAGGACGCGATGCAACTCGTCGGGAGCGTCGTCGCTATCGGGAGACACCGTGGTTCGCTCCCCACTCCAGAAACCCACGAACAGTCCACGGACTATCGGCTGCCCGTCGAGGGCACGTGGACAGTCGTGAACGGGAGCCCGATCAAAGAGCACTCGCACTCGTGGTTCCCGGCAACCCAGCGTTACGCCTACGACTTCGTGATTACTGACGAGGAGGGGCGGAGCCGGCCGGCAGGCACGGACACGCGTATCGGGAACTACTACTGCTACGACCAACCGGTCTGCGCCCCTGCCGACGGCGTTGTCGTCGATGTCCACGACGGTGACCCAGAGCTCGGACGTGCTGGCGGGTTCTCCCATCCGTTCAAACGGAGTCTGACCGGGAACGCCGTCACGATCCGCCACGCGGAAGACGAGTACAGTTGTCTCGCCCATCTCGTCCCGGGGAGTATCGAGGTCGAACCAGGAGAGCCCGTTATGCGTGGCGAGCGGATCGGCCGGTGTGGGCATTCCGGGAACTCCGCGGAGCCCCACCTCCATTTCCAGGTCCAAGACCACCCGACGTTCGAACTTTCAGCCGGGTTGCCCGTCCGATTCGACGACGTCAACGTTGACACGCCGGGGGTGGACGTGGTTGAACAGACCGGCTGGACGGAACCGGACGGGTCGGGACGCTACATTCACGTCGGCCAGCGAGTGTCGGCTACCGATGACCCCCGAGGCGACGACGCAGTCGCTTCTTCCGAGGTGACGGTTTCCTCGGGACTTCATCGTGTGCGGATGCTTGGACAGTTCGCTATCGGCTTCTCTATCGGTGGCTTCGTCACCGTACTCGCGGGGGTCGTCGTACCGTCGCTACAGACGATCGCACTCGCGCTCGCAGGCCTTGCCGGTCTTGGGATAATATATCGGACCGGTCGCGGTCTCGTGGACAGTGACCGGAGCGAATCCGGGTCGTTCAGCACGGCTTGTGGTGTCGGCGTAGCGGCGGTTCTGGTTGGTGCGTTCGGCGTCTCGAATGCGCTTGTGGAACTTAGTGCATCCGGCGTCGGAGCGGGACTGTTCGTGACCGGATTCCTGTTGTACATTGCCGTTTGGGAGCGCGAGCGACGACATCTGTGTCGAGAGACTGTGCCGGCCGTCAACGGAGTGACCGACAAATGA
- a CDS encoding DUF3592 domain-containing protein has translation MEFTVRGTPVRLTKGTVIVVLVCLAGITYGGYDYVQQSEAVEDAVPVQATIQEASVSHSESRGASDYYVQVEFTYQFQGEEYTGDQLFPGSFSRSYDTRSDAQAAIESYDVGETVTGYVDPATPSEGFLERQAITSPFEFVALGGVVLLLTTLNAIGARKPGAETGLRTGQKHASGRYETLFGVERDRVHGLSTRLLKIAILVIPASMVGVAGVLLVTGAGSGSPVNVQVGLTDPVGLLLGIFLLAVTTLFVSMVLYSVWSFSEYRRLRERIPEPRPPSPFKHPTRLVTICIGNYELDAYGKRIQKTGFAFLVVFFVVGALAQMVLF, from the coding sequence ATGGAGTTCACGGTTCGAGGTACCCCGGTCCGGCTCACGAAAGGGACCGTTATCGTGGTGCTCGTCTGTCTCGCTGGGATCACGTACGGCGGGTACGACTACGTCCAGCAGTCAGAGGCAGTCGAGGATGCAGTGCCAGTCCAGGCAACGATCCAAGAGGCATCCGTGTCCCACTCGGAGAGCCGAGGGGCTTCTGATTACTACGTTCAGGTCGAATTCACCTACCAGTTTCAGGGAGAGGAATACACTGGTGACCAACTGTTCCCCGGCAGTTTCAGCCGATCGTACGATACCCGATCCGACGCGCAGGCAGCGATCGAGTCATACGACGTCGGTGAGACGGTCACGGGGTACGTCGATCCCGCAACCCCGAGTGAGGGCTTCTTGGAGCGACAGGCGATAACGAGCCCGTTCGAATTCGTCGCGCTCGGGGGCGTCGTCTTGCTCCTCACGACGCTTAACGCGATCGGTGCACGAAAACCGGGGGCCGAGACAGGCCTCCGGACTGGACAGAAACACGCCTCGGGGCGATATGAAACACTGTTCGGTGTCGAGCGGGACCGGGTCCACGGGCTCAGTACCCGACTACTCAAGATAGCGATTCTCGTGATACCAGCTTCGATGGTCGGTGTTGCGGGGGTCCTTCTCGTCACGGGAGCGGGGAGCGGTTCGCCGGTGAACGTACAGGTCGGACTGACGGACCCGGTCGGTCTACTGCTCGGAATCTTCTTGCTCGCGGTGACCACGCTGTTTGTCTCGATGGTGCTCTACAGCGTCTGGTCGTTCAGCGAATACCGGCGACTCCGTGAACGAATCCCGGAGCCCCGGCCGCCGAGTCCGTTCAAACATCCGACGCGACTCGTCACGATCTGTATCGGGAACTACGAACTCGATGCCTACGGAAAGCGAATTCAGAAGACTGGCTTCGCGTTCTTGGTCGTGTTCTTTGTCGTCGGTGCGCTTGCCCAGATGGTGCTCTTCTGA
- a CDS encoding homing endonuclease associated repeat-containing protein: MTDHICDYCGESFATSNELGGHVTAVHRRDQIVTDPDVILDDLRRVADKLGKPPTAKEMSEHGEYSQRVCQNKFGSWNETLREAGYAPNRKFRLTDQDLLDEIDRLAEQFGRPPSSGEMDRVGEYHRWTYDHRFGGWEEALNEAGFSQPRSYQERSEIPYGPNWPRKRQQALERDDFQCQTPWCGMTQADHQEQVGKDISVHHLVPRKFFVGPDGQFDHEQANRVSNLVTVCSKHHLIWEAVAPQRLDAIVDATQPPERGGPEGVTSPLRGNEG; encoded by the coding sequence TTGACCGACCATATCTGTGACTACTGCGGCGAGTCGTTTGCGACCTCCAACGAGTTGGGTGGCCACGTAACCGCGGTCCATCGTCGCGACCAGATCGTAACGGACCCGGACGTAATCCTCGACGATCTTCGGCGTGTCGCAGACAAATTAGGAAAACCGCCGACAGCAAAGGAGATGAGCGAGCACGGGGAGTACTCCCAGCGCGTCTGCCAGAACAAATTCGGGAGCTGGAACGAGACACTTCGTGAGGCTGGCTACGCTCCGAATCGGAAATTCCGACTCACCGATCAGGATCTGCTGGACGAGATTGACCGCCTTGCGGAGCAGTTTGGTCGCCCGCCATCGAGTGGGGAGATGGATCGGGTTGGGGAGTATCACAGATGGACGTATGACCACCGGTTTGGCGGGTGGGAAGAAGCACTCAACGAAGCTGGCTTCTCACAACCACGGTCCTATCAGGAACGTTCAGAGATTCCATACGGGCCAAATTGGCCGAGGAAACGGCAGCAAGCATTGGAACGTGACGACTTCCAGTGCCAAACGCCGTGGTGTGGGATGACTCAAGCGGATCATCAAGAGCAGGTTGGGAAAGACATCTCTGTCCACCATTTGGTTCCGCGGAAGTTCTTCGTCGGCCCCGACGGGCAGTTTGACCACGAACAGGCGAATCGAGTCTCGAATCTCGTGACAGTCTGTTCGAAGCATCATCTCATCTGGGAAGCCGTCGCCCCACAGCGATTGGATGCGATTGTCGACGCCACACAGCCACCAGAGCGGGGTGGGCCGGAGGGTGTTACTTCCCCCCTACGAGGGAATGAGGGGTAA
- a CDS encoding ArdC-like ssDNA-binding domain-containing protein, whose amino-acid sequence MATTSDSSVSFEETDTRDDEMNSTIEQWIDELVAGVDDAQASEEFQEWLDVQSRFHDYSYRNTLLIKQQCPEASRVAGYRTWQEEFDRHVTEGESAIWIWAPIITKQCPECENSPSYHEDSDCEYDETPPEEWSEGLVGFKPAPVFDVSQTEGEPLPDLDTEATGDAGNLVEQLTDAADDLGVTGRIVSESEWTHGEAKGICEQLSLVDVQPLVEVRDRENEADLARTLIHEYAHALLHFDVDDDTERAKREVEAEAIAYVVGRYCGLDTSGSAFYLAAWESDDPEVVRERLGRISRTAEELIDVLEDESSSQPN is encoded by the coding sequence ATGGCTACGACCAGTGACTCGTCGGTCTCCTTCGAGGAGACCGACACGCGAGACGACGAGATGAACAGCACCATCGAACAGTGGATCGACGAGCTCGTCGCCGGCGTTGACGACGCGCAGGCCAGCGAGGAGTTCCAAGAGTGGCTCGACGTCCAGAGTCGCTTCCACGACTACTCCTACCGGAATACGCTCCTCATCAAGCAGCAGTGTCCCGAGGCGAGCCGGGTTGCGGGCTACCGGACGTGGCAGGAGGAGTTCGATCGCCACGTCACGGAGGGCGAGTCGGCCATCTGGATCTGGGCGCCGATCATCACCAAGCAGTGCCCGGAGTGCGAGAACTCGCCGAGCTACCACGAGGACAGTGACTGTGAGTACGACGAGACGCCGCCCGAGGAGTGGTCCGAGGGCCTCGTCGGGTTCAAGCCCGCGCCGGTGTTCGATGTCTCCCAGACCGAGGGCGAGCCGCTTCCTGATCTCGACACGGAAGCGACCGGGGACGCCGGCAACCTCGTCGAACAGTTGACTGACGCCGCTGACGACCTCGGCGTGACGGGGCGAATCGTTTCAGAATCGGAGTGGACCCACGGCGAGGCGAAGGGCATCTGCGAGCAGCTGAGTCTCGTCGACGTTCAGCCGCTCGTCGAGGTGCGTGATCGGGAGAACGAGGCCGACCTTGCGCGGACGCTGATTCACGAGTACGCACACGCCCTGCTCCACTTCGATGTCGACGACGACACCGAGCGGGCGAAACGCGAAGTCGAGGCCGAAGCCATCGCGTACGTCGTCGGGCGCTACTGCGGGCTCGACACGAGCGGATCGGCGTTCTACCTCGCTGCTTGGGAGTCGGACGATCCCGAGGTCGTTCGCGAGCGCCTCGGCCGGATTAGTCGAACGGCAGAAGAACTCATCGACGTTCTCGAGGACGAATCCTCCTCCCAACCTAATTAA
- a CDS encoding helix-turn-helix domain-containing protein, which yields MTNSEHEGAASEEAFALLGHEIRLDILRAFFERYSPVDPDSRSDVREQRTLSYAELMAAADMEDSGKFNYHLDKLRGVYIEEIAEGYVPTASAIALHEAVIANRPTESKPTDFDVGESCPNCGSGLRGKYEQEFLTVECPSCDLFWGATYRFPKNGLAVREGEGIYKALYDRMMHHVGLARTGQCPSCAGITSVTVPRERLDEDSTPTAELTCETCSWFITVDIVSALQFEPQVTKALLELGVPLSKSSSMRATEQVLPDVTGWVSSDDPFYATISITYDDAVAEITVSDELKICSATVE from the coding sequence ATGACGAATAGTGAACACGAGGGAGCGGCGTCAGAGGAGGCGTTCGCGTTGCTCGGTCACGAAATCAGGCTCGACATTCTGCGCGCGTTTTTCGAGCGATACTCGCCAGTGGACCCGGATTCACGGTCGGACGTACGAGAGCAGCGCACCCTCTCGTACGCCGAACTGATGGCAGCAGCAGATATGGAAGACAGCGGGAAGTTCAACTACCACCTCGATAAGCTCCGCGGCGTCTATATCGAGGAGATAGCGGAGGGATACGTCCCGACGGCAAGCGCTATCGCACTCCACGAGGCGGTCATTGCGAACCGCCCAACAGAGTCGAAACCGACCGACTTCGATGTTGGGGAATCCTGTCCGAACTGTGGGTCCGGGCTCCGAGGGAAGTACGAGCAGGAGTTTCTCACCGTCGAATGCCCCTCGTGTGACCTGTTCTGGGGAGCCACGTACCGGTTTCCGAAAAACGGGCTCGCTGTCCGCGAGGGCGAGGGTATCTACAAAGCACTCTACGACCGGATGATGCACCACGTTGGACTGGCTCGCACGGGGCAATGCCCGTCGTGTGCTGGCATCACCAGCGTTACTGTGCCGCGGGAGCGCCTCGATGAGGACTCGACACCGACTGCGGAGCTGACCTGTGAGACGTGCTCGTGGTTCATTACTGTCGATATCGTCAGTGCACTCCAGTTCGAACCGCAGGTGACGAAGGCGTTGCTCGAACTTGGAGTTCCGCTCAGTAAGTCGAGTAGCATGCGAGCGACGGAGCAAGTGCTCCCTGACGTAACCGGTTGGGTCAGCTCCGACGATCCGTTCTATGCCACGATCAGCATCACGTATGACGACGCCGTCGCTGAGATTACTGTTAGCGACGAACTCAAAATCTGTTCTGCTACCGTTGAATAA